Proteins encoded within one genomic window of Granulicella pectinivorans:
- a CDS encoding cytochrome c maturation protein CcmE — protein MANAAPLPKKIIAAVAVILATVGYLTFTGVQDTKQYYVTIGELNSMGNKAYTRHLRVAGNVAPGSIHRNGTNATFQLLEQGKVLTVNYQGMEPPPDTFKDDAQALAVGMYGHDGVFHATQLQAKCASKYAPAPGATPGAKPTTTAASLPVAR, from the coding sequence ATGGCAAATGCGGCTCCACTACCCAAAAAGATTATCGCGGCTGTAGCGGTCATTCTGGCAACCGTCGGATACCTGACGTTTACCGGAGTGCAGGACACGAAGCAGTACTACGTGACCATTGGCGAGCTGAACTCGATGGGGAACAAGGCGTACACCCGACATCTGCGCGTGGCGGGTAACGTCGCACCGGGGAGCATTCACCGCAACGGGACCAATGCCACCTTCCAGCTCCTGGAACAGGGCAAGGTGCTGACGGTGAACTATCAGGGAATGGAACCGCCTCCGGACACCTTCAAGGACGATGCGCAAGCACTGGCGGTAGGCATGTACGGGCACGATGGTGTCTTCCACGCCACGCAGCTTCAGGCCAAGTGCGCTTCAAAGTATGCGCCGGCACCGGGTGCGACGCCGGGCGCGAAGCCCACGACCACGGCGGCATCGCTGCCTGTGGCTCGCTAA
- a CDS encoding EAL domain-containing protein has protein sequence MAFQPIVDVASGTVYAYEALVRGTKGEGAHTILQQVTEENRYQFDQNCRVKAISLAAKLNLAATGALLSINFMPGAVYSPSSCIQLTLETSTRVGFPCNLLIFEITETEQVQDRAHLRGIVAEYRRLGFKVALDDFGAGHSGLNLLADFPTDIIKLDMELTRDLPNRPTALLILKTMVRLAEELGSELVAEGVETVEEFEALKACGVRLMQGYLFARPGFECLPDVLLPR, from the coding sequence ATGGCTTTTCAGCCGATCGTGGATGTCGCCAGCGGTACGGTGTATGCCTATGAAGCGCTTGTCCGCGGAACGAAGGGCGAGGGAGCGCACACGATTCTCCAGCAGGTGACGGAGGAAAATCGCTACCAGTTCGATCAGAACTGCAGGGTGAAGGCGATTTCGCTGGCGGCGAAGCTCAATCTGGCGGCGACCGGTGCGCTTTTATCGATCAACTTTATGCCGGGGGCGGTGTATAGCCCGTCGTCGTGCATTCAACTGACACTGGAGACCTCGACGCGGGTGGGCTTTCCCTGCAATCTGCTGATCTTCGAGATTACCGAGACGGAGCAGGTCCAGGACCGGGCGCATCTGCGAGGAATCGTCGCGGAGTACCGGCGCCTCGGCTTCAAGGTGGCGCTGGACGACTTTGGCGCGGGACACAGCGGTCTGAACCTGCTGGCGGATTTTCCAACCGACATCATCAAGCTGGATATGGAGCTGACGCGCGATCTGCCCAACCGTCCGACGGCCCTCCTCATTCTAAAGACGATGGTGCGGCTGGCTGAGGAGTTGGGAAGCGAGCTGGTGGCCGAAGGGGTGGAGACGGTGGAGGAGTTCGAGGCGCTGAAGGCATGCGGCGTCAGGCTGATGCAGGGATATTTGTTTGCCCGTCCAGGGTTTGAGTGCCTGCCGGATGTCCTGCTGCCGCGTTGA
- a CDS encoding ferritin-like domain-containing protein, whose protein sequence is MKIFSANIEDFRTLYTTHLEKALDMERKIVKALPKMVEHASDIDLSVALQNHLEETKIHVSKVQGLLERNTGEVKTSTCKVIDALATSAADTITDVTDPSVLDIALIAGAQEVEHHEIAVYGTLKAWARLLGLSNDVSILESIEADEIKADRLLTALSTRVNREADVAVPAYR, encoded by the coding sequence ATGAAGATTTTCTCTGCGAACATCGAAGACTTTCGCACGCTTTACACGACGCATCTTGAAAAAGCGCTGGATATGGAACGCAAGATCGTCAAGGCTCTGCCGAAGATGGTGGAGCATGCAAGCGACATCGACCTGTCGGTGGCGCTGCAGAACCACCTTGAAGAGACCAAGATCCACGTCAGCAAGGTGCAGGGCCTGTTGGAACGCAACACGGGTGAGGTAAAGACGAGCACCTGCAAGGTGATCGACGCCCTGGCGACGAGCGCAGCCGACACCATCACCGACGTCACCGATCCCTCCGTGCTGGACATTGCGCTGATTGCAGGCGCGCAGGAGGTGGAACACCACGAGATTGCGGTGTACGGCACGCTCAAGGCCTGGGCGAGGCTTCTTGGCCTTTCGAACGATGTCTCGATTCTGGAGTCCATTGAAGCCGACGAGATCAAGGCGGATCGCCTGCTGACGGCGCTTTCGACGCGCGTGAACCGCGAGGCGGACGTGGCGGTACCGGCGTACCGCTAG
- the thiC gene encoding phosphomethylpyrimidine synthase ThiC: MSGTENGHNGNGHATNGNGYRVPTGRAEWIVKRKAEAARTGDTNMSQMHFARKGLITEEMAYIALKEKIAPELIRSEVAKGTMIIPANINHVELEPMAIGVESLCKINANIGNSALVSNVDEELRKLHTAVHYGADTVMDLSTGGDIPMIREAILRHSPVPIGTVPLYEALSRVKKVEDLNIDLYLEVIEEQAQQGVDYFTIHAGVLIEYVPLVSKRITGIVSRGGAIMAQWMTSHHKQNFLYEHFDRITKIMAKYDVSYSLGDGLRPGSVADASDEAQFAELKTLGELTRHAWKSDVQVMIEGPGHVPMDKIKEQVDKEVELCDGAPFYVLGPLVTDIAPGYDHITSAIGAAMIGWHGAAMLCYVTPKEHLGLPNEKDVKDGIIAYKIAAHAADIARHRPGARDRDDAISHARYTFDWDKQFALSLDPETARAMHDETLPDDYYKEAAFCSMCGPKFCSMNWSSKVDKFNESEYGLKKPDLTQIVTEQMAMRS, encoded by the coding sequence ATGAGCGGTACGGAAAACGGACACAACGGCAACGGCCACGCAACGAACGGAAACGGATACAGGGTTCCCACCGGCCGCGCCGAATGGATCGTCAAGCGCAAGGCTGAGGCCGCACGCACCGGCGACACCAACATGAGCCAGATGCACTTCGCTCGCAAAGGCCTCATCACCGAAGAGATGGCCTACATTGCTCTCAAGGAAAAGATCGCCCCCGAGCTCATCCGGTCTGAAGTCGCCAAAGGAACCATGATCATCCCGGCGAACATCAACCACGTCGAGTTAGAGCCCATGGCCATCGGCGTCGAGTCGCTCTGCAAGATCAACGCCAACATCGGCAACTCCGCCCTCGTCTCGAACGTCGACGAAGAGCTCCGCAAGCTGCACACAGCCGTCCACTACGGCGCGGACACCGTCATGGATCTGTCCACCGGCGGCGACATCCCCATGATCCGCGAGGCCATCCTGCGCCACTCACCCGTGCCCATCGGCACCGTGCCGCTGTATGAGGCGCTCTCCCGCGTCAAGAAGGTCGAAGACCTCAACATCGATCTGTACCTCGAGGTCATCGAGGAGCAGGCGCAGCAGGGTGTCGACTACTTCACCATCCACGCCGGCGTCCTCATCGAGTACGTGCCGCTCGTCTCCAAGCGCATCACCGGGATCGTCAGCCGTGGCGGCGCCATCATGGCCCAGTGGATGACCTCGCACCACAAGCAGAACTTCCTCTACGAGCACTTCGACCGCATCACCAAGATCATGGCGAAGTACGACGTCAGCTACTCGCTCGGCGACGGCCTCCGTCCCGGCTCCGTGGCCGACGCCTCCGACGAGGCGCAGTTTGCAGAACTCAAGACCCTCGGCGAGCTCACACGCCACGCCTGGAAGTCCGACGTACAGGTGATGATCGAAGGCCCCGGCCACGTCCCCATGGACAAGATCAAGGAGCAGGTCGACAAGGAAGTTGAGCTCTGCGACGGCGCTCCGTTCTACGTGCTCGGACCCCTCGTCACCGACATCGCCCCCGGCTACGACCACATCACCTCCGCCATTGGCGCGGCGATGATCGGCTGGCACGGCGCGGCCATGCTCTGCTACGTCACACCCAAGGAGCACCTCGGTTTGCCCAACGAGAAGGACGTCAAGGACGGCATCATCGCCTACAAGATCGCCGCTCACGCCGCCGACATCGCGCGCCATCGTCCCGGCGCGCGTGACCGCGACGACGCCATCTCCCACGCCCGCTACACCTTCGATTGGGACAAACAGTTCGCCCTCTCGCTCGATCCCGAAACGGCCCGCGCGATGCACGACGAAACGCTCCCCGACGACTACTACAAGGAAGCGGCCTTCTGCTCCATGTGCGGTCCGAAGTTCTGCTCGATGAACTGGTCCTCGAAGGTCGATAAGTTCAACGAGAGCGAGTACGGCCTCAAGAAGCCCGACCTCACCCAGATCGTCACCGAACAGATGGCGATGCGCAGCTAG
- a CDS encoding M28 family metallopeptidase: MRWVCGLGVGLGLAGSCLLGQSGPALPAKVFGFRDFGATEARWDKAFLAVPDPALAREHLKRLTAAPHWASSPEDYATALYVADRFKAAGLETTIVPYRVQLNRPVKILVEAFAADGARLMTGPQAEHVDGTDGGDPYQNDKRILPAFSGSSPSGDVTGTVVYANYGTLADFKRLQEMHVSVRDKIVLVRYGANFRGVKVYLAQQRGAKGVLIYSDPADDGFARGDAYPKGPFRPESGVQRGSVQFLPIFPGDPSTPGYASVPELPDAERVAVGKGQVTQPSIPVNPLSWKDAEPILEAMGGASAPANWQGGLPFNYHVGASGRKAVKVHMRLVQDIALRTIWDVIGKIPGVGGAEKDDLVVAGNHRDAWVFGAVDPSSGTAAMLEAVHGLGTLLQAGWRPKRTLVVASWDAEEEGLIGSVEWVEQHPELMKRTVAYLNTDVGVSGPSFSASAVPSLKEFVSDVTKEVESPAGGSVHEQWRLDQERAHPKEPVSEPKIDALGSGSDYTPFLQHAGVAATDIGSNGPYGVYHSAFDNFNWFVKNADPNFLYEQQQARVFGLEMLHMADADVLPMDYGAYGAEVVGYLSEVRAKAEEKGLKLDFTKTQQAAMRFEAAGVAARVRQDAGNVDAVRMNRALKETEVALLLPNGLPGRGWYKHSVYSPGEYTGYQAVVIPGVNEAVTLGDRARAQSQLQGLADALGRASAVLESVGR; the protein is encoded by the coding sequence GTGAGGTGGGTTTGCGGGCTGGGGGTTGGGCTCGGTCTGGCGGGGTCTTGCCTGCTGGGGCAGAGTGGACCCGCGCTGCCTGCGAAGGTGTTTGGCTTTCGGGACTTCGGCGCGACCGAGGCACGGTGGGATAAGGCCTTTCTGGCGGTGCCGGACCCGGCGCTGGCTCGGGAACATTTGAAGAGGCTGACTGCCGCTCCGCACTGGGCCAGTTCGCCCGAGGACTACGCGACGGCGCTCTATGTCGCCGACCGCTTCAAGGCGGCCGGGCTGGAGACGACGATCGTTCCGTACCGCGTGCAGTTGAACAGGCCGGTGAAGATACTGGTCGAGGCCTTTGCGGCCGATGGCGCACGGCTGATGACCGGACCGCAGGCGGAGCATGTGGATGGGACGGACGGGGGCGATCCGTACCAGAACGACAAGCGGATTCTGCCGGCATTCAGCGGTTCGTCTCCTTCCGGCGACGTGACGGGGACGGTCGTGTATGCGAATTACGGCACGTTGGCGGACTTCAAGCGTCTGCAGGAGATGCATGTCTCCGTCCGGGACAAGATTGTGCTGGTGCGGTATGGCGCGAACTTTCGTGGGGTGAAGGTGTACCTGGCGCAGCAACGCGGGGCGAAGGGCGTGCTGATCTACTCGGACCCTGCAGACGATGGGTTTGCGCGGGGCGATGCGTATCCGAAGGGACCGTTTCGTCCGGAATCGGGAGTACAACGTGGATCGGTGCAGTTTCTGCCGATCTTTCCTGGGGACCCAAGTACGCCGGGGTATGCTTCTGTGCCGGAGTTGCCGGACGCGGAGCGGGTTGCCGTCGGCAAGGGGCAGGTGACGCAGCCTTCGATCCCGGTGAATCCGCTGTCGTGGAAGGACGCGGAGCCGATTCTGGAGGCGATGGGCGGGGCCAGCGCTCCGGCAAACTGGCAGGGTGGACTGCCCTTCAACTACCACGTGGGCGCTTCGGGCAGGAAGGCCGTCAAGGTGCATATGCGGCTGGTGCAGGACATCGCGCTGCGGACCATATGGGATGTGATTGGCAAGATTCCCGGAGTGGGTGGAGCGGAGAAGGACGATCTGGTGGTGGCGGGCAATCATCGCGATGCGTGGGTGTTTGGGGCGGTGGACCCGAGCAGCGGGACGGCGGCGATGCTCGAGGCGGTGCATGGTCTGGGGACGTTGCTGCAGGCGGGCTGGCGGCCAAAGAGGACGCTCGTCGTTGCGTCGTGGGATGCGGAAGAGGAGGGGCTGATCGGTTCGGTGGAGTGGGTGGAACAGCACCCGGAGCTGATGAAGCGGACGGTCGCGTACCTGAACACGGATGTGGGGGTCTCGGGACCTTCGTTTTCAGCCTCTGCGGTGCCCTCCCTGAAGGAGTTTGTGAGCGATGTAACGAAGGAGGTCGAGAGCCCAGCCGGTGGAAGCGTGCATGAGCAGTGGAGGCTCGACCAGGAGAGGGCGCATCCGAAGGAGCCGGTGAGCGAACCCAAGATCGATGCGCTGGGATCCGGGTCGGACTACACGCCCTTCCTGCAGCATGCGGGTGTGGCGGCGACGGATATCGGATCGAATGGGCCATACGGCGTGTATCACTCGGCGTTCGACAACTTCAACTGGTTCGTGAAGAACGCCGATCCGAACTTCCTGTACGAGCAGCAGCAGGCACGGGTGTTTGGGCTGGAGATGCTGCATATGGCCGACGCGGATGTGCTGCCGATGGACTACGGGGCCTATGGCGCGGAGGTGGTCGGGTACCTGTCGGAGGTGCGCGCGAAGGCCGAGGAGAAGGGTTTGAAGCTCGACTTTACGAAGACGCAGCAGGCGGCGATGCGGTTTGAGGCAGCGGGGGTTGCGGCGCGGGTGCGGCAGGACGCGGGGAACGTCGATGCGGTGCGGATGAATCGCGCGCTGAAGGAGACGGAGGTAGCGCTGCTGCTGCCGAATGGGCTGCCCGGACGCGGATGGTACAAGCACAGCGTGTACTCGCCGGGGGAGTACACGGGGTACCAGGCGGTGGTGATTCCGGGAGTGAATGAGGCGGTGACGCTGGGGGATCGTGCGCGTGCGCAAAGCCAGTTGCAGGGGCTGGCGGATGCGCTGGGGCGGGCGAGCGCGGTGCTGGAGTCCGTGGGCCGGTAA
- the mscL gene encoding large conductance mechanosensitive channel protein MscL, translated as MLKGFRDFILRGNVVDLAVAVIIGAAFAAITNSLVTDIINPFIAAVVGKPDFSAIVWHVHLFHKAGAAGAPDANAGVIQVGKFLNNVISFLLNAAVVYFVIVLPVSKLLARLNKAEPAPPSTKTCPQCLSEIPLAAKRCKFCTEPVAV; from the coding sequence ATGCTGAAAGGTTTTCGCGATTTTATTCTGCGCGGCAATGTCGTCGACCTTGCTGTAGCCGTCATCATCGGCGCGGCGTTTGCCGCGATTACGAACTCGCTGGTTACGGATATCATCAATCCGTTTATCGCGGCGGTCGTGGGCAAGCCTGACTTCTCGGCGATCGTGTGGCATGTGCATCTGTTTCACAAGGCCGGGGCAGCCGGAGCACCGGACGCCAATGCCGGCGTGATCCAGGTTGGCAAGTTCCTGAATAACGTCATCAGCTTTTTGCTGAATGCAGCGGTGGTCTACTTTGTGATCGTGCTGCCGGTGTCGAAGCTGCTGGCCCGCTTGAACAAGGCAGAGCCGGCGCCTCCCTCGACGAAGACCTGTCCGCAGTGCCTTTCAGAGATTCCGTTGGCGGCGAAGCGGTGCAAGTTCTGCACGGAGCCCGTTGCCGTTTAG